From the Anas platyrhynchos isolate ZD024472 breed Pekin duck chromosome 27, IASCAAS_PekinDuck_T2T, whole genome shotgun sequence genome, one window contains:
- the MLN gene encoding promotilin isoform X1 produces the protein MGKLPASHIFEALTMVSKKAMASLLLVYVVSMLAEQTEGFVPFFTQSDFRKMQEKERNREQKKSLTPLQQLDEEGLAEQAGADVATIQLAVPVKAGMWLISRQLEKYQDVLEKMLAEVLQDTPDGEELRRRK, from the exons ATGGGAAAGCTGCCAGCCAGCCACATTTTTGAG GCTCTCACCATGGTTTCGAAGAAGGCGATGGCCAGTTTGCTGCTGGTGTACGTGGTGTCCATGTTGGCTGAACAGACCGAAGGCTTCGTGCCATTTTTCACCCAGAGCGACTTCCGAAAGATGCAG gaaaaggagaggaacagAGAGCAGAAGAAATCCCTGaccccactgcagcagctggatgaGGAAGGCCTTGCTGAGCAGGCTGGCGCAGATGTTGCAACAATCCAG CTAGCTGTTCCTGTTAAAGCCGGGATGTGGCTCATCTCGAGGCAGCTGGAAAAATACCAAGATGTCCTGGAGAAAATGCTCGCGGAGGTGTTACAGGACACCCCAGACG
- the MLN gene encoding promotilin isoform X3, whose translation MVSKKAMASLLLVYVVSMLAEQTEGFVPFFTQSDFRKMQEKERNREQKKSLTPLQQLDEEGLAEQAGADVATIQLAVPVKAGMWLISRQLEKYQDVLEKMLAEVLQDTPDGEELRRRK comes from the exons ATGGTTTCGAAGAAGGCGATGGCCAGTTTGCTGCTGGTGTACGTGGTGTCCATGTTGGCTGAACAGACCGAAGGCTTCGTGCCATTTTTCACCCAGAGCGACTTCCGAAAGATGCAG gaaaaggagaggaacagAGAGCAGAAGAAATCCCTGaccccactgcagcagctggatgaGGAAGGCCTTGCTGAGCAGGCTGGCGCAGATGTTGCAACAATCCAG CTAGCTGTTCCTGTTAAAGCCGGGATGTGGCTCATCTCGAGGCAGCTGGAAAAATACCAAGATGTCCTGGAGAAAATGCTCGCGGAGGTGTTACAGGACACCCCAGACG
- the MLN gene encoding promotilin isoform X2, with translation MGKLPASHIFEALTMVSKKAMASLLLVYVVSMLAEQTEGFVPFFTQSDFRKMQEKERNREQKKSLTPLQQLDEEGLAEQAGADVATIQLAVPVKAGMWLISRQLEKYQDVLEKMLAEVLQDTPDAD, from the exons ATGGGAAAGCTGCCAGCCAGCCACATTTTTGAG GCTCTCACCATGGTTTCGAAGAAGGCGATGGCCAGTTTGCTGCTGGTGTACGTGGTGTCCATGTTGGCTGAACAGACCGAAGGCTTCGTGCCATTTTTCACCCAGAGCGACTTCCGAAAGATGCAG gaaaaggagaggaacagAGAGCAGAAGAAATCCCTGaccccactgcagcagctggatgaGGAAGGCCTTGCTGAGCAGGCTGGCGCAGATGTTGCAACAATCCAG CTAGCTGTTCCTGTTAAAGCCGGGATGTGGCTCATCTCGAGGCAGCTGGAAAAATACCAAGATGTCCTGGAGAAAATGCTCGCGGAGGTGTTACAGGACACCCCAGACG